CGCCATCGCCACCTGTAAGAAGCAGCACCGCAACTTCTTCGCCTTCCTGCTCGAATCGATTCGCGCTCAACTCCAAAACCAAACCGCCCCCAGACTGCTCCGCAGCTAAGGCCGTGAACGGTTACGGTATGTTCGTAGGGAAAATTTTCGGGCGCTATTGAATTGAGAGAAGTTTCCAAATCGGCCGGCACATCGGGATCGGCATTTTCGTTGATCGCAACTGATGCGCTCGTGTGCTGAATAAATACGTGCAATAGGCCGACGTCGAGCTTCGCGAGTTCCGGCAGCGCTTCGACGACTTGCCGCGTGATCAAGTGAAAGCCGCGGGAGTGCGGCAATAGCTCAATCGTTCGTTGAATCCAAGGCATGAAAATGGGACTTGAAATGAGAGGTTCGAGATCGGCCGTTGGCAAACCGCTCGATGTTGAGCGGTTGCGTCAACGCCCTGTCGAAGCGCCAGTCGAGCTACGACCCAACGGTTTCGACAGCCTGACGATCAATTCTTCGAGCACCAGCCGAGGGCGTTCGCCAGAGGACCGAGTGCTTTTCAGGGCGATGTCGGCTTCGAGCAACCAGCCAAAGATTTTCTTCGCTCGCTCGCGGCCGATCTGGCGCAGTTGCTCTTCCGCTTTCTTGACGATGAACGATTTCACCCCCGCTTCCTTGAGCGCATCGGCCAAACCGATTCGGTGTCGTGAGAATTCGGCGTGCTCGACGATTCGCGTCGCCGTCGCCATGCGACGCAGCGACCCAGCCATCATTGCCAGCAGGGCGATCGGATCCTCTCCCGCCAGCAGCAGCCGATCGAGCTGCACGAGCGCCTCGCGCGCGTTGCCATCGAGAACACGATCGATCATCGCCCAAGCCGTTTTTGCGCGCCAACCACCGACGGATTGCTCGACGAGTTCGCGCGAGATCGCACCAGCCGCCGCCTTACGCGGAGGGCGTGCCGCCGCCGTAACCTCGCTTCCCGCCAACAGCGCCAGCTTGGCCAACTCTTGATCGAGCCGCCCCAACTGCGGGCCGACGATATCCATGAGCAATTCGGCCGCGCCATTGCCCAACTTCGCGCTGTACTTTGAACTTGCTCGTTCGTGTAGCCATTTCAGCACGGCGTCTTCGTCGGCTCCATCGCCGAACCTTCCTTTCGGCAAATTGCAATTGATTTGCAGCCCGGTTTGTGCGAGCTTTTTGAATAGCTTTGTCGT
This region of Pirellulales bacterium genomic DNA includes:
- a CDS encoding YjbQ family protein, yielding MPWIQRTIELLPHSRGFHLITRQVVEALPELAKLDVGLLHVFIQHTSASVAINENADPDVPADLETSLNSIAPENFPYEHTVTVHGLSCGAVWGRFGFGVERESIRAGRRRSCGAASYRWRWR
- the holA gene encoding DNA polymerase III subunit delta, whose amino-acid sequence is MSDSNHAFQFLASKQPPVVPAVCVLYGDEPLLRQESLDRIRAAVLSGDDGDLSLVKFDGRQTEARAVFDELATISMFGSGRRMVVVEDADSFVSKHRPRLEEYCDKPRSSSVLVLEVSSWPATTKLFKKLAQTGLQINCNLPKGRFGDGADEDAVLKWLHERASSKYSAKLGNGAAELLMDIVGPQLGRLDQELAKLALLAGSEVTAAARPPRKAAAGAISRELVEQSVGGWRAKTAWAMIDRVLDGNAREALVQLDRLLLAGEDPIALLAMMAGSLRRMATATRIVEHAEFSRHRIGLADALKEAGVKSFIVKKAEEQLRQIGRERAKKIFGWLLEADIALKSTRSSGERPRLVLEELIVRLSKPLGRSSTGASTGR